Within Seriola aureovittata isolate HTS-2021-v1 ecotype China chromosome 12, ASM2101889v1, whole genome shotgun sequence, the genomic segment AGTTCCTTATTGCTGACGCACCTGATGCAATATGGAGATGTGCATACACTACATATTTTATGTCGTAGGAACACTTAGGTTGTCTGAACGAATGTCAACTATAAAGGTATCTTTGCCTGAATTGGGCTACAAGTCTGTCCCAACAGGTCTGGTTAACcataatttgtcattttgagaTACTGTAATCACTAGTCTACTAAAACTGACACTAAATATCATGACAGGATCAAACATAACATGCACTTCTGGAATTACTCCAATATTAATTTTGTCCATATCACCCAGCCTCTTTCGCATAGAAAAAGATCAAGAAAACAGCCTTCATTGATTTGGCAGCCTGGTATAGTAGATATACAGTCACTCACTTCTTTAGCACAGGtgagtgtaaaaaataaataaaaggagcAATTCAGACAAACTGGAAACTAATGAAAACCTTTAATTTTTCTGGTCAGAGCAATGAATCCATGATCAAACCTGAGGTAAACTCCATTACTGGAGCAGAATACTTGCTATTGCATATGATGTAACCACATTGTGAAATTCTGAGCCTGTATTTTCACAGCCTTTTAAGACAGATGTGCCCATCACCCATACAAGCAGTGATTCACAATTTACAAACTGCTTCTGATCCTTTTTACAAGCATGCACTGTCTACAAAAAGGGTGGGGTGTATTTAGTCCTGGAACCCAAGGAAGCTAATTTACATTAATACACAGGAGACGACAACAGACTTCAGAACTGTCctgattattattactttagCAGTTAAAGAGATTCTACAGCTGCAAATAGTGAGAACTGGGCAGGCAGGTCATTTCACATTGTGGAACAGCTTGTGTGATACCTATAATGAGAAAGAACACAATTCACATTATCATTGTTAGACAAATAGGGCAAAGATTGAGCTCTTCACAAAACAAGTCATATGCATTCTTGTCCTTCATATGCAGAATAAAGAAGGGCGCATGTATGTTTTCCTCCATTTCCACTCTTTGTGTCGCACACTTACACAATGGTCCCGTGCATGTAGGAAGTCAAAGAGCTCCTCTGTGCAGTCCTCCACTGTGTTGGACCTGGAGCTGACCCTGGCTTCACAGACCTCCAAACGCTCCTTGTAGTGCACACAGTGTTCAGACTGCTCACACTTGGCTCGTATTGTTTCTAGAGGGTCCTGAGAGGGACATGAGAGAAATGTGATATATTGGGGGAATTGGGCCAGGACTTAAAGTACAATCTTGAGCTTGAACATGGCTGCATAGGTCAAATaactacagtaaaaaaaaaaaaaagtgcttatATGTGTGATGGACACCATACGATTAAGCTGCACAGTACATACTTTATCATCATGTATTGCAGCAGTTGAACAATGAGAAGGTGACTTTTAAAATAGCTTTTCATTACTGTCTACTGGTTTATATTTAGTCTTTTATGTTGTCCATATTTTTGTAGTGTTTCCTAGGAGAGCTTTGTGTGTGATGACAGGTGAGTTAATATTCGGACACAATGAAGgttaatgaaatatataaaacacaaacttacCACcatatcttcctcttcttcctcctcttcctcttccacttcctcctcgGCAGGTGCATCTTCCTCCTGGTCAGTGCCAATA encodes:
- the LOC130178253 gene encoding cytochrome b-c1 complex subunit 6, mitochondrial-like, with protein sequence MVFERKMLTHGDPDDEEEDAPAEEEVEEEEEEEEEDMVDPLETIRAKCEQSEHCVHYKERLEVCEARVSSRSNTVEDCTEELFDFLHARDHCVSHKLFHNVK